From the genome of Malus domestica chromosome 04, GDT2T_hap1, one region includes:
- the LOC103427591 gene encoding ultraviolet-B receptor UVR8-like isoform X7, with the protein MDCNEGGRGGSTKTEERGEALVYMWGYLPGVSSEKSPTLSLTPVQFPNRMDGGDSWKDVCGGGCGFAMAISECGKLMTWGSTDDGGQSYVVSGKHGAPEPYRLPNEASILKAAAGWAHCVSVTENGELYTWGWKECVPSGNLIGDLGMVGRLQRDTTGNQSSLLVEQVSNLDSKRAREDIAKRRKISSAKPESESSTGSEEFFTRSPCLVTLGPGVRITTVAAGGRHTLALTDMGQVWGWGYGGEGQLGLGTRVKMVSSPHVIPCIEPSTSGKDRSSVVSQGSKVPGSCVKEIACGGRHSAVITDAGALLTFGWGLYGQCGQGNTNDQLRPSYLNSLSGTKVKNIAAGLWHTLCISDDGRVHAFGGNQFGQLGTGGDEAETLPKILDFPGLGSKHAKVASCGARHSVILTEDGHLFSWGWNKYGQLGLGDSVDRNIPSQVSIEGCLPKNIACGWWHTLLLAERPI; encoded by the exons ATGGACTGCAAtgaaggaggaagaggaggctCGACGAAAACGGAGGAGCGGGGAGAAGCTCTGGTGTATATGTGGGGATATCTTCCCGGAGTATCGTCGGAGAAGTCTCCGACACTGTCTCTGACGCCGGTGCAGTTCCCGAATCGGATGGACGGTGGGGATTCGTGGAAGGACGTCTGCGGCGGCGGTTGTGGATTCGCCATGGCCATCTCAG AGTGTGGCAAGTTAATGACATGGGGGTCGACCGACGACGGGGGGCAGAGCTACGTCGTTTCAGGGAAGCACGGG GCCCCGGAGCCTTATCGTCTCCCAAATGAGGCTTCAATACTCAAGGCTGCTGCCGGTTGGGCCCATTGCGTTTCTGTTACGG AGAATGGTGAATTATACACTTGGGGTTGGAAAGAGTGTGTCCCCTCTGGGAATCTTATCGGTGATCTGGGTATGGTGGGACGCCTTCAAAGGGATACTACCGGTAATCAAAGTTCATTACTAGTTGAACAAG TATCTAATCTTGACAGCAAAAGGGCCAGAGAGGACATTGCAAAGCGAAGGAAGATTTCGTCTGCTAAACCTGAATCTGAAAGTTCAACAGGTAGTGAAGAATTCTTCACTCGGTCTCCTTGTCTTGTAACTCTGGGTCCTGGAGTGAGAATCACTACTGTTGCAGCTGGCGGACGCCACACTTTAGCATTAACAG ATATGGGACAGGTGTGGGGTTGGGGCTATGGAGGCGAAGGACAGCTAGGTTTGGGTACCAGGgtaaagatggtttcttctccTCATGTCATACCCTGTATTGAGCCATCTACTTCTGGGAAGGATAGGTCTTCAGTGGTATCTCAAGGTTCAAAGGTTCCTGGAAGTTGTGTGAAGGAGATTGCTTGTGGAGGCCGGCACAGTGCAGTAATAACAG ATGCTGGAGCACTGCTTACGTTTGGCTGGGGGCTCTATGGACAG TGTGGGCAAGGGAATACAAATGATCAGCTAAGACCAAGTTATCTGAATTCATTATCCGGTACTAAAGTGAAAAACATCGCTGCCGGACTATGGCATACTCTATGTATATCTGATGATGGTCGTGTACATGCTTTTGGTGGGAATCAGTTTGGACAGTTGGGAACAGGTGGCGACGAGGCTGAG ACTCTACCTAAGATATTGGATTTTCCAGGTTTGGGAAGCAAGCATGCAAAAGTAGCCTCCTGCGGCGCCCGACATAGTGTCATTCTAACAG AAGACGGCCACTTATTTAGTTGGGGGTGGAACAAGTATGGCCAG CTTGGCCTGGGCGATTCCGTGGATAGGAACATTCCTTCTCAAGTTTCTATAGAAGGTTGCCTACCGAAAAATATTGCATGTGGCTGGTGGCATACGCTACTTCTAGCCGAAAGACCCATTTGA
- the LOC103427591 gene encoding ultraviolet-B receptor UVR8-like isoform X3 has product MDCNEGGRGGSTKTEERGEALVYMWGYLPGVSSEKSPTLSLTPVQFPNRMDGGDSWKDVCGGGCGFAMAISECGKLMTWGSTDDGGQSYVVSGKHGEAPEPYRLPNEASILKAAAGWAHCVSVTENGELYTWGWKECVPSGNLIGDLGMVGRLQRDTTGNQSSLLVEQVNLVPQGFNLTSGTVSNLDSKRAREDIAKRRKISSAKPESESSTGSEEFFTRSPCLVTLGPGVRITTVAAGGRHTLALTDMGQVWGWGYGGEGQLGLGTRVKMVSSPHVIPCIEPSTSGKDRSSVVSQGSKVPGSCVKEIACGGRHSAVITDAGALLTFGWGLYGQCGQGNTNDQLRPSYLNSLSGTKVKNIAAGLWHTLCISDDGRVHAFGGNQFGQLGTGGDEAETLPKILDFPGLGSKHAKVASCGARHSVILTEDGHLFSWGWNKYGQLGLGDSVDRNIPSQVSIEGCLPKNIACGWWHTLLLAERPI; this is encoded by the exons ATGGACTGCAAtgaaggaggaagaggaggctCGACGAAAACGGAGGAGCGGGGAGAAGCTCTGGTGTATATGTGGGGATATCTTCCCGGAGTATCGTCGGAGAAGTCTCCGACACTGTCTCTGACGCCGGTGCAGTTCCCGAATCGGATGGACGGTGGGGATTCGTGGAAGGACGTCTGCGGCGGCGGTTGTGGATTCGCCATGGCCATCTCAG AGTGTGGCAAGTTAATGACATGGGGGTCGACCGACGACGGGGGGCAGAGCTACGTCGTTTCAGGGAAGCACGGG GAGGCCCCGGAGCCTTATCGTCTCCCAAATGAGGCTTCAATACTCAAGGCTGCTGCCGGTTGGGCCCATTGCGTTTCTGTTACGG AGAATGGTGAATTATACACTTGGGGTTGGAAAGAGTGTGTCCCCTCTGGGAATCTTATCGGTGATCTGGGTATGGTGGGACGCCTTCAAAGGGATACTACCGGTAATCAAAGTTCATTACTAGTTGAACAAG TAAACTTGGTGCCTCAAGGCTTCAATCTGACTAGTGGGACAGTATCTAATCTTGACAGCAAAAGGGCCAGAGAGGACATTGCAAAGCGAAGGAAGATTTCGTCTGCTAAACCTGAATCTGAAAGTTCAACAGGTAGTGAAGAATTCTTCACTCGGTCTCCTTGTCTTGTAACTCTGGGTCCTGGAGTGAGAATCACTACTGTTGCAGCTGGCGGACGCCACACTTTAGCATTAACAG ATATGGGACAGGTGTGGGGTTGGGGCTATGGAGGCGAAGGACAGCTAGGTTTGGGTACCAGGgtaaagatggtttcttctccTCATGTCATACCCTGTATTGAGCCATCTACTTCTGGGAAGGATAGGTCTTCAGTGGTATCTCAAGGTTCAAAGGTTCCTGGAAGTTGTGTGAAGGAGATTGCTTGTGGAGGCCGGCACAGTGCAGTAATAACAG ATGCTGGAGCACTGCTTACGTTTGGCTGGGGGCTCTATGGACAG TGTGGGCAAGGGAATACAAATGATCAGCTAAGACCAAGTTATCTGAATTCATTATCCGGTACTAAAGTGAAAAACATCGCTGCCGGACTATGGCATACTCTATGTATATCTGATGATGGTCGTGTACATGCTTTTGGTGGGAATCAGTTTGGACAGTTGGGAACAGGTGGCGACGAGGCTGAG ACTCTACCTAAGATATTGGATTTTCCAGGTTTGGGAAGCAAGCATGCAAAAGTAGCCTCCTGCGGCGCCCGACATAGTGTCATTCTAACAG AAGACGGCCACTTATTTAGTTGGGGGTGGAACAAGTATGGCCAG CTTGGCCTGGGCGATTCCGTGGATAGGAACATTCCTTCTCAAGTTTCTATAGAAGGTTGCCTACCGAAAAATATTGCATGTGGCTGGTGGCATACGCTACTTCTAGCCGAAAGACCCATTTGA
- the LOC103427591 gene encoding ultraviolet-B receptor UVR8-like isoform X6: protein MDCNEGGRGGSTKTEERGEALVYMWGYLPGVSSEKSPTLSLTPVQFPNRMDGGDSWKDVCGGGCGFAMAISECGKLMTWGSTDDGGQSYVVSGKHGEAPEPYRLPNEASILKAAAGWAHCVSVTENGELYTWGWKECVPSGNLIGDLGMVGRLQRDTTGNQSSLLVEQVSNLDSKRAREDIAKRRKISSAKPESESSTGSEEFFTRSPCLVTLGPGVRITTVAAGGRHTLALTDMGQVWGWGYGGEGQLGLGTRVKMVSSPHVIPCIEPSTSGKDRSSVVSQGSKVPGSCVKEIACGGRHSAVITDAGALLTFGWGLYGQCGQGNTNDQLRPSYLNSLSGTKVKNIAAGLWHTLCISDDGRVHAFGGNQFGQLGTGGDEAETLPKILDFPGLGSKHAKVASCGARHSVILTEDGHLFSWGWNKYGQLGLGDSVDRNIPSQVSIEGCLPKNIACGWWHTLLLAERPI, encoded by the exons ATGGACTGCAAtgaaggaggaagaggaggctCGACGAAAACGGAGGAGCGGGGAGAAGCTCTGGTGTATATGTGGGGATATCTTCCCGGAGTATCGTCGGAGAAGTCTCCGACACTGTCTCTGACGCCGGTGCAGTTCCCGAATCGGATGGACGGTGGGGATTCGTGGAAGGACGTCTGCGGCGGCGGTTGTGGATTCGCCATGGCCATCTCAG AGTGTGGCAAGTTAATGACATGGGGGTCGACCGACGACGGGGGGCAGAGCTACGTCGTTTCAGGGAAGCACGGG GAGGCCCCGGAGCCTTATCGTCTCCCAAATGAGGCTTCAATACTCAAGGCTGCTGCCGGTTGGGCCCATTGCGTTTCTGTTACGG AGAATGGTGAATTATACACTTGGGGTTGGAAAGAGTGTGTCCCCTCTGGGAATCTTATCGGTGATCTGGGTATGGTGGGACGCCTTCAAAGGGATACTACCGGTAATCAAAGTTCATTACTAGTTGAACAAG TATCTAATCTTGACAGCAAAAGGGCCAGAGAGGACATTGCAAAGCGAAGGAAGATTTCGTCTGCTAAACCTGAATCTGAAAGTTCAACAGGTAGTGAAGAATTCTTCACTCGGTCTCCTTGTCTTGTAACTCTGGGTCCTGGAGTGAGAATCACTACTGTTGCAGCTGGCGGACGCCACACTTTAGCATTAACAG ATATGGGACAGGTGTGGGGTTGGGGCTATGGAGGCGAAGGACAGCTAGGTTTGGGTACCAGGgtaaagatggtttcttctccTCATGTCATACCCTGTATTGAGCCATCTACTTCTGGGAAGGATAGGTCTTCAGTGGTATCTCAAGGTTCAAAGGTTCCTGGAAGTTGTGTGAAGGAGATTGCTTGTGGAGGCCGGCACAGTGCAGTAATAACAG ATGCTGGAGCACTGCTTACGTTTGGCTGGGGGCTCTATGGACAG TGTGGGCAAGGGAATACAAATGATCAGCTAAGACCAAGTTATCTGAATTCATTATCCGGTACTAAAGTGAAAAACATCGCTGCCGGACTATGGCATACTCTATGTATATCTGATGATGGTCGTGTACATGCTTTTGGTGGGAATCAGTTTGGACAGTTGGGAACAGGTGGCGACGAGGCTGAG ACTCTACCTAAGATATTGGATTTTCCAGGTTTGGGAAGCAAGCATGCAAAAGTAGCCTCCTGCGGCGCCCGACATAGTGTCATTCTAACAG AAGACGGCCACTTATTTAGTTGGGGGTGGAACAAGTATGGCCAG CTTGGCCTGGGCGATTCCGTGGATAGGAACATTCCTTCTCAAGTTTCTATAGAAGGTTGCCTACCGAAAAATATTGCATGTGGCTGGTGGCATACGCTACTTCTAGCCGAAAGACCCATTTGA
- the LOC103427591 gene encoding ultraviolet-B receptor UVR8-like isoform X4 has translation MDCNEGGRGGSTKTEERGEALVYMWGYLPGVSSEKSPTLSLTPVQFPNRMDGGDSWKDVCGGGCGFAMAISECGKLMTWGSTDDGGQSYVVSGKHGAPEPYRLPNEASILKAAAGWAHCVSVTENGELYTWGWKECVPSGNLIGDLGMVGRLQRDTTGNQSSLLVEQVNLVPQGFNLTSGTVSNLDSKRAREDIAKRRKISSAKPESESSTGSEEFFTRSPCLVTLGPGVRITTVAAGGRHTLALTDMGQVWGWGYGGEGQLGLGTRVKMVSSPHVIPCIEPSTSGKDRSSVVSQGSKVPGSCVKEIACGGRHSAVITDAGALLTFGWGLYGQCGQGNTNDQLRPSYLNSLSGTKVKNIAAGLWHTLCISDDGRVHAFGGNQFGQLGTGGDEAETLPKILDFPGLGSKHAKVASCGARHSVILTEDGHLFSWGWNKYGQLGLGDSVDRNIPSQVSIEGCLPKNIACGWWHTLLLAERPI, from the exons ATGGACTGCAAtgaaggaggaagaggaggctCGACGAAAACGGAGGAGCGGGGAGAAGCTCTGGTGTATATGTGGGGATATCTTCCCGGAGTATCGTCGGAGAAGTCTCCGACACTGTCTCTGACGCCGGTGCAGTTCCCGAATCGGATGGACGGTGGGGATTCGTGGAAGGACGTCTGCGGCGGCGGTTGTGGATTCGCCATGGCCATCTCAG AGTGTGGCAAGTTAATGACATGGGGGTCGACCGACGACGGGGGGCAGAGCTACGTCGTTTCAGGGAAGCACGGG GCCCCGGAGCCTTATCGTCTCCCAAATGAGGCTTCAATACTCAAGGCTGCTGCCGGTTGGGCCCATTGCGTTTCTGTTACGG AGAATGGTGAATTATACACTTGGGGTTGGAAAGAGTGTGTCCCCTCTGGGAATCTTATCGGTGATCTGGGTATGGTGGGACGCCTTCAAAGGGATACTACCGGTAATCAAAGTTCATTACTAGTTGAACAAG TAAACTTGGTGCCTCAAGGCTTCAATCTGACTAGTGGGACAGTATCTAATCTTGACAGCAAAAGGGCCAGAGAGGACATTGCAAAGCGAAGGAAGATTTCGTCTGCTAAACCTGAATCTGAAAGTTCAACAGGTAGTGAAGAATTCTTCACTCGGTCTCCTTGTCTTGTAACTCTGGGTCCTGGAGTGAGAATCACTACTGTTGCAGCTGGCGGACGCCACACTTTAGCATTAACAG ATATGGGACAGGTGTGGGGTTGGGGCTATGGAGGCGAAGGACAGCTAGGTTTGGGTACCAGGgtaaagatggtttcttctccTCATGTCATACCCTGTATTGAGCCATCTACTTCTGGGAAGGATAGGTCTTCAGTGGTATCTCAAGGTTCAAAGGTTCCTGGAAGTTGTGTGAAGGAGATTGCTTGTGGAGGCCGGCACAGTGCAGTAATAACAG ATGCTGGAGCACTGCTTACGTTTGGCTGGGGGCTCTATGGACAG TGTGGGCAAGGGAATACAAATGATCAGCTAAGACCAAGTTATCTGAATTCATTATCCGGTACTAAAGTGAAAAACATCGCTGCCGGACTATGGCATACTCTATGTATATCTGATGATGGTCGTGTACATGCTTTTGGTGGGAATCAGTTTGGACAGTTGGGAACAGGTGGCGACGAGGCTGAG ACTCTACCTAAGATATTGGATTTTCCAGGTTTGGGAAGCAAGCATGCAAAAGTAGCCTCCTGCGGCGCCCGACATAGTGTCATTCTAACAG AAGACGGCCACTTATTTAGTTGGGGGTGGAACAAGTATGGCCAG CTTGGCCTGGGCGATTCCGTGGATAGGAACATTCCTTCTCAAGTTTCTATAGAAGGTTGCCTACCGAAAAATATTGCATGTGGCTGGTGGCATACGCTACTTCTAGCCGAAAGACCCATTTGA
- the LOC103427591 gene encoding ultraviolet-B receptor UVR8-like isoform X5 gives MDCNEGGRGGSTKTEERGEALVYMWGYLPGVSSEKSPTLSLTPVQFPNRMDGGDSWKDVCGGGCGFAMAISECGKLMTWGSTDDGGQSYVVSGKHGEAPEPYRLPNEASILKAAAGWAHCVSVTENGELYTWGWKECVPSGNLIGDLGMVGRLQRDTTGNQSSLLVEQVSNLDSKRAREDIAKRRKISSAKPESESSTGSEEFFTRSPCLVTLGPGVRITTVAAGGRHTLALTVSDMGQVWGWGYGGEGQLGLGTRVKMVSSPHVIPCIEPSTSGKDRSSVVSQGSKVPGSCVKEIACGGRHSAVITDAGALLTFGWGLYGQCGQGNTNDQLRPSYLNSLSGTKVKNIAAGLWHTLCISDDGRVHAFGGNQFGQLGTGGDEAETLPKILDFPGLGSKHAKVASCGARHSVILTEDGHLFSWGWNKYGQLGLGDSVDRNIPSQVSIEGCLPKNIACGWWHTLLLAERPI, from the exons ATGGACTGCAAtgaaggaggaagaggaggctCGACGAAAACGGAGGAGCGGGGAGAAGCTCTGGTGTATATGTGGGGATATCTTCCCGGAGTATCGTCGGAGAAGTCTCCGACACTGTCTCTGACGCCGGTGCAGTTCCCGAATCGGATGGACGGTGGGGATTCGTGGAAGGACGTCTGCGGCGGCGGTTGTGGATTCGCCATGGCCATCTCAG AGTGTGGCAAGTTAATGACATGGGGGTCGACCGACGACGGGGGGCAGAGCTACGTCGTTTCAGGGAAGCACGGG GAGGCCCCGGAGCCTTATCGTCTCCCAAATGAGGCTTCAATACTCAAGGCTGCTGCCGGTTGGGCCCATTGCGTTTCTGTTACGG AGAATGGTGAATTATACACTTGGGGTTGGAAAGAGTGTGTCCCCTCTGGGAATCTTATCGGTGATCTGGGTATGGTGGGACGCCTTCAAAGGGATACTACCGGTAATCAAAGTTCATTACTAGTTGAACAAG TATCTAATCTTGACAGCAAAAGGGCCAGAGAGGACATTGCAAAGCGAAGGAAGATTTCGTCTGCTAAACCTGAATCTGAAAGTTCAACAGGTAGTGAAGAATTCTTCACTCGGTCTCCTTGTCTTGTAACTCTGGGTCCTGGAGTGAGAATCACTACTGTTGCAGCTGGCGGACGCCACACTTTAGCATTAACAG TTTCAGATATGGGACAGGTGTGGGGTTGGGGCTATGGAGGCGAAGGACAGCTAGGTTTGGGTACCAGGgtaaagatggtttcttctccTCATGTCATACCCTGTATTGAGCCATCTACTTCTGGGAAGGATAGGTCTTCAGTGGTATCTCAAGGTTCAAAGGTTCCTGGAAGTTGTGTGAAGGAGATTGCTTGTGGAGGCCGGCACAGTGCAGTAATAACAG ATGCTGGAGCACTGCTTACGTTTGGCTGGGGGCTCTATGGACAG TGTGGGCAAGGGAATACAAATGATCAGCTAAGACCAAGTTATCTGAATTCATTATCCGGTACTAAAGTGAAAAACATCGCTGCCGGACTATGGCATACTCTATGTATATCTGATGATGGTCGTGTACATGCTTTTGGTGGGAATCAGTTTGGACAGTTGGGAACAGGTGGCGACGAGGCTGAG ACTCTACCTAAGATATTGGATTTTCCAGGTTTGGGAAGCAAGCATGCAAAAGTAGCCTCCTGCGGCGCCCGACATAGTGTCATTCTAACAG AAGACGGCCACTTATTTAGTTGGGGGTGGAACAAGTATGGCCAG CTTGGCCTGGGCGATTCCGTGGATAGGAACATTCCTTCTCAAGTTTCTATAGAAGGTTGCCTACCGAAAAATATTGCATGTGGCTGGTGGCATACGCTACTTCTAGCCGAAAGACCCATTTGA
- the LOC103427591 gene encoding ultraviolet-B receptor UVR8-like isoform X2 — translation MDCNEGGRGGSTKTEERGEALVYMWGYLPGVSSEKSPTLSLTPVQFPNRMDGGDSWKDVCGGGCGFAMAISECGKLMTWGSTDDGGQSYVVSGKHGAPEPYRLPNEASILKAAAGWAHCVSVTENGELYTWGWKECVPSGNLIGDLGMVGRLQRDTTGNQSSLLVEQVNLVPQGFNLTSGTVSNLDSKRAREDIAKRRKISSAKPESESSTGSEEFFTRSPCLVTLGPGVRITTVAAGGRHTLALTVSDMGQVWGWGYGGEGQLGLGTRVKMVSSPHVIPCIEPSTSGKDRSSVVSQGSKVPGSCVKEIACGGRHSAVITDAGALLTFGWGLYGQCGQGNTNDQLRPSYLNSLSGTKVKNIAAGLWHTLCISDDGRVHAFGGNQFGQLGTGGDEAETLPKILDFPGLGSKHAKVASCGARHSVILTEDGHLFSWGWNKYGQLGLGDSVDRNIPSQVSIEGCLPKNIACGWWHTLLLAERPI, via the exons ATGGACTGCAAtgaaggaggaagaggaggctCGACGAAAACGGAGGAGCGGGGAGAAGCTCTGGTGTATATGTGGGGATATCTTCCCGGAGTATCGTCGGAGAAGTCTCCGACACTGTCTCTGACGCCGGTGCAGTTCCCGAATCGGATGGACGGTGGGGATTCGTGGAAGGACGTCTGCGGCGGCGGTTGTGGATTCGCCATGGCCATCTCAG AGTGTGGCAAGTTAATGACATGGGGGTCGACCGACGACGGGGGGCAGAGCTACGTCGTTTCAGGGAAGCACGGG GCCCCGGAGCCTTATCGTCTCCCAAATGAGGCTTCAATACTCAAGGCTGCTGCCGGTTGGGCCCATTGCGTTTCTGTTACGG AGAATGGTGAATTATACACTTGGGGTTGGAAAGAGTGTGTCCCCTCTGGGAATCTTATCGGTGATCTGGGTATGGTGGGACGCCTTCAAAGGGATACTACCGGTAATCAAAGTTCATTACTAGTTGAACAAG TAAACTTGGTGCCTCAAGGCTTCAATCTGACTAGTGGGACAGTATCTAATCTTGACAGCAAAAGGGCCAGAGAGGACATTGCAAAGCGAAGGAAGATTTCGTCTGCTAAACCTGAATCTGAAAGTTCAACAGGTAGTGAAGAATTCTTCACTCGGTCTCCTTGTCTTGTAACTCTGGGTCCTGGAGTGAGAATCACTACTGTTGCAGCTGGCGGACGCCACACTTTAGCATTAACAG TTTCAGATATGGGACAGGTGTGGGGTTGGGGCTATGGAGGCGAAGGACAGCTAGGTTTGGGTACCAGGgtaaagatggtttcttctccTCATGTCATACCCTGTATTGAGCCATCTACTTCTGGGAAGGATAGGTCTTCAGTGGTATCTCAAGGTTCAAAGGTTCCTGGAAGTTGTGTGAAGGAGATTGCTTGTGGAGGCCGGCACAGTGCAGTAATAACAG ATGCTGGAGCACTGCTTACGTTTGGCTGGGGGCTCTATGGACAG TGTGGGCAAGGGAATACAAATGATCAGCTAAGACCAAGTTATCTGAATTCATTATCCGGTACTAAAGTGAAAAACATCGCTGCCGGACTATGGCATACTCTATGTATATCTGATGATGGTCGTGTACATGCTTTTGGTGGGAATCAGTTTGGACAGTTGGGAACAGGTGGCGACGAGGCTGAG ACTCTACCTAAGATATTGGATTTTCCAGGTTTGGGAAGCAAGCATGCAAAAGTAGCCTCCTGCGGCGCCCGACATAGTGTCATTCTAACAG AAGACGGCCACTTATTTAGTTGGGGGTGGAACAAGTATGGCCAG CTTGGCCTGGGCGATTCCGTGGATAGGAACATTCCTTCTCAAGTTTCTATAGAAGGTTGCCTACCGAAAAATATTGCATGTGGCTGGTGGCATACGCTACTTCTAGCCGAAAGACCCATTTGA
- the LOC103427591 gene encoding ultraviolet-B receptor UVR8-like isoform X1 produces MDCNEGGRGGSTKTEERGEALVYMWGYLPGVSSEKSPTLSLTPVQFPNRMDGGDSWKDVCGGGCGFAMAISECGKLMTWGSTDDGGQSYVVSGKHGEAPEPYRLPNEASILKAAAGWAHCVSVTENGELYTWGWKECVPSGNLIGDLGMVGRLQRDTTGNQSSLLVEQVNLVPQGFNLTSGTVSNLDSKRAREDIAKRRKISSAKPESESSTGSEEFFTRSPCLVTLGPGVRITTVAAGGRHTLALTVSDMGQVWGWGYGGEGQLGLGTRVKMVSSPHVIPCIEPSTSGKDRSSVVSQGSKVPGSCVKEIACGGRHSAVITDAGALLTFGWGLYGQCGQGNTNDQLRPSYLNSLSGTKVKNIAAGLWHTLCISDDGRVHAFGGNQFGQLGTGGDEAETLPKILDFPGLGSKHAKVASCGARHSVILTEDGHLFSWGWNKYGQLGLGDSVDRNIPSQVSIEGCLPKNIACGWWHTLLLAERPI; encoded by the exons ATGGACTGCAAtgaaggaggaagaggaggctCGACGAAAACGGAGGAGCGGGGAGAAGCTCTGGTGTATATGTGGGGATATCTTCCCGGAGTATCGTCGGAGAAGTCTCCGACACTGTCTCTGACGCCGGTGCAGTTCCCGAATCGGATGGACGGTGGGGATTCGTGGAAGGACGTCTGCGGCGGCGGTTGTGGATTCGCCATGGCCATCTCAG AGTGTGGCAAGTTAATGACATGGGGGTCGACCGACGACGGGGGGCAGAGCTACGTCGTTTCAGGGAAGCACGGG GAGGCCCCGGAGCCTTATCGTCTCCCAAATGAGGCTTCAATACTCAAGGCTGCTGCCGGTTGGGCCCATTGCGTTTCTGTTACGG AGAATGGTGAATTATACACTTGGGGTTGGAAAGAGTGTGTCCCCTCTGGGAATCTTATCGGTGATCTGGGTATGGTGGGACGCCTTCAAAGGGATACTACCGGTAATCAAAGTTCATTACTAGTTGAACAAG TAAACTTGGTGCCTCAAGGCTTCAATCTGACTAGTGGGACAGTATCTAATCTTGACAGCAAAAGGGCCAGAGAGGACATTGCAAAGCGAAGGAAGATTTCGTCTGCTAAACCTGAATCTGAAAGTTCAACAGGTAGTGAAGAATTCTTCACTCGGTCTCCTTGTCTTGTAACTCTGGGTCCTGGAGTGAGAATCACTACTGTTGCAGCTGGCGGACGCCACACTTTAGCATTAACAG TTTCAGATATGGGACAGGTGTGGGGTTGGGGCTATGGAGGCGAAGGACAGCTAGGTTTGGGTACCAGGgtaaagatggtttcttctccTCATGTCATACCCTGTATTGAGCCATCTACTTCTGGGAAGGATAGGTCTTCAGTGGTATCTCAAGGTTCAAAGGTTCCTGGAAGTTGTGTGAAGGAGATTGCTTGTGGAGGCCGGCACAGTGCAGTAATAACAG ATGCTGGAGCACTGCTTACGTTTGGCTGGGGGCTCTATGGACAG TGTGGGCAAGGGAATACAAATGATCAGCTAAGACCAAGTTATCTGAATTCATTATCCGGTACTAAAGTGAAAAACATCGCTGCCGGACTATGGCATACTCTATGTATATCTGATGATGGTCGTGTACATGCTTTTGGTGGGAATCAGTTTGGACAGTTGGGAACAGGTGGCGACGAGGCTGAG ACTCTACCTAAGATATTGGATTTTCCAGGTTTGGGAAGCAAGCATGCAAAAGTAGCCTCCTGCGGCGCCCGACATAGTGTCATTCTAACAG AAGACGGCCACTTATTTAGTTGGGGGTGGAACAAGTATGGCCAG CTTGGCCTGGGCGATTCCGTGGATAGGAACATTCCTTCTCAAGTTTCTATAGAAGGTTGCCTACCGAAAAATATTGCATGTGGCTGGTGGCATACGCTACTTCTAGCCGAAAGACCCATTTGA